A stretch of Chelativorans sp. AA-79 DNA encodes these proteins:
- a CDS encoding sulfatase-like hydrolase/transferase, with amino-acid sequence MSRRPNVLLITVDQWPGDLLGASGHPLVETPTLDALAHTGVHFRSVYSECPICIPSRRTLMTGMSPRAHGDRIFKPTEPMPDVVTMAQAFRNVGYQAYSVGKLHVHPQRDRIGFDDALLAEEGRPQLGTVDDYDMYLAQQGYVGQQYMHGMSNNEYDWRPWHLPEHTHVTNWTATEMCRTIKRRDPTRPAFWNLSFSHPHPPLVPPQTYLDRYDRFEMSMPGTGDWARNEMDLPFALRASRAYRPPLTERMLQGVQAAFFALCTHIDHQIRLVLGTLREERILNDTVILFTSDHGEMLGRHGLLGKRLFYERSSCVPTILVAPNGCDARLTNGVCDQVFGLADIMPTLLDLAGIDMPDICEGISMASLKGREYIYGECLEDAKASRMIRKGGHKLIWYPAGNALQLFDLTRDPEEHHDLANDASWVKTRRKLETLLIDCLYGKDLDWVRNGALAGFAEPDLPQLDRRDLGGQRGLHYPQPPLNVSNEVVGAG; translated from the coding sequence TCCTAATAACGGTTGACCAGTGGCCAGGTGATCTGCTCGGCGCGTCCGGTCATCCACTTGTCGAAACCCCCACTCTGGACGCTCTCGCGCACACCGGCGTACATTTCCGCTCAGTTTATAGTGAGTGCCCCATCTGCATCCCCTCCCGTCGGACATTGATGACGGGCATGTCGCCGAGGGCTCACGGTGACAGGATCTTCAAGCCGACCGAGCCCATGCCGGATGTCGTTACCATGGCCCAGGCCTTTCGAAACGTGGGGTATCAGGCCTATTCGGTTGGAAAACTTCACGTTCATCCCCAACGTGACCGAATTGGCTTCGACGATGCCCTGCTCGCCGAGGAAGGTCGCCCCCAACTCGGCACGGTCGACGACTACGATATGTATTTGGCTCAGCAAGGGTATGTCGGCCAGCAGTACATGCACGGGATGAGCAACAACGAGTACGACTGGCGCCCCTGGCACCTGCCCGAGCACACCCACGTCACGAACTGGACGGCGACGGAAATGTGCCGGACCATCAAACGCCGCGATCCCACGCGCCCTGCATTCTGGAATCTCTCCTTCTCACATCCGCACCCGCCGCTGGTGCCGCCACAGACCTATCTTGATCGCTATGACCGGTTCGAAATGTCGATGCCCGGTACTGGCGACTGGGCCAGAAACGAGATGGATCTCCCATTCGCCCTGCGGGCGTCGAGAGCATACCGCCCGCCTTTAACAGAACGAATGCTCCAGGGTGTCCAGGCTGCCTTCTTCGCACTTTGCACCCATATCGATCATCAAATCAGATTGGTCCTCGGCACCTTGCGTGAAGAGCGCATCCTCAATGATACAGTTATTCTGTTCACATCCGACCATGGCGAAATGCTGGGTAGGCACGGTTTACTCGGCAAGCGCCTTTTCTATGAGCGCTCGTCCTGTGTCCCGACGATATTGGTCGCTCCAAATGGCTGTGATGCCCGACTGACTAATGGTGTGTGCGACCAAGTGTTCGGGCTGGCCGACATAATGCCCACCCTTTTGGATCTTGCCGGCATCGACATGCCGGATATATGTGAAGGGATTTCCATGGCTTCGCTTAAAGGCCGAGAATATATCTATGGCGAATGCCTGGAAGATGCCAAGGCAAGCCGGATGATACGGAAGGGCGGCCATAAGCTAATCTGGTATCCGGCGGGGAATGCGCTGCAACTCTTCGACCTGACCCGCGACCCGGAGGAACATCACGATCTGGCAAATGATGCTAGTTGGGTCAAGACACGGCGGAAACTTGAAACGCTCCTGATCGACTGCCTCTATGGCAAGGACCTGGATTGGGTTCGGAACGGGGCGCTGGCTGGCTTTGCCGAACCCGATCTTCCCCAACTGGATCGACGAGATCTCGGGGGGCAGCGGGGCCTTCATTACCCGCAGCCACCCCTTAATGTCAGCAATGAAGTTGTCGGTGCGGGCTAA